The Kineococcus mangrovi genome includes a window with the following:
- a CDS encoding MurR/RpiR family transcriptional regulator, with product MPAEAGDDGVRERIERSWPDLSPVERRIAQLLLERADDDLAAWTTTELADAAGASKASVSRFVRRLGFGSFAQARTAARSARARGVPTGGLPPSAAGPVALHVEHDAANLARTGEALARADLTACARLVARARRVLVAGWRNSFPVALHLREQLLQARPDVALAPQPGQTVAEEFTGLGARDVVVLVAFRRRTPHAAAALRLAHAQGVPAVLFTDPAAGPPAVPVAHRFEVPVEGPGAFDSYAAAMTAAAVLAEGVLAARGAAGRDRVTALSAALDDLGELEDLRGEARLRS from the coding sequence GTGCCGGCTGAGGCCGGGGACGACGGCGTCCGCGAGCGCATCGAGCGGTCCTGGCCCGACCTCAGCCCCGTCGAGCGCCGGATCGCCCAGCTGCTGCTGGAACGGGCCGACGACGACCTCGCGGCGTGGACGACGACCGAGCTCGCCGACGCGGCCGGGGCCTCCAAGGCGTCGGTGAGCCGCTTCGTGCGGCGGCTCGGGTTCGGCTCCTTCGCCCAGGCGCGGACGGCTGCGCGGTCGGCGCGGGCGCGCGGCGTCCCCACGGGGGGGCTGCCCCCGAGCGCGGCGGGGCCGGTGGCGCTGCACGTCGAGCACGACGCGGCGAACCTGGCCCGCACGGGCGAGGCGCTGGCCCGCGCCGACCTGACCGCGTGCGCGCGGCTGGTGGCCCGGGCCCGTCGCGTCCTCGTCGCGGGCTGGCGCAACAGCTTCCCGGTGGCCCTGCACCTGCGCGAGCAGCTGCTGCAGGCGCGCCCCGACGTGGCGCTCGCGCCCCAGCCGGGGCAGACGGTGGCCGAGGAGTTCACCGGCCTGGGGGCGCGGGACGTGGTCGTGCTCGTGGCCTTCCGCCGCCGGACCCCGCACGCGGCCGCCGCCCTGCGGCTGGCGCACGCGCAGGGGGTGCCGGCCGTCCTGTTCACCGACCCCGCCGCCGGCCCGCCCGCGGTCCCCGTGGCGCACCGGTTCGAGGTCCCGGTCGAGGGGCCCGGCGCCTTCGACAGCTACGCCGCCGCCATGACGGCCGCCGCGGTCCTGGCCGAGGGGGTGCTCGCGGCGCGGGGCGCGGCGGGCCGCGACCGGGTCACGGCGCTGAGCGCGGCGCTCGACGACCTGGGCGAGCTCGAGGACCTGCGCGGCGAGGCCCGGCTCAGGTCGTGA
- the purS gene encoding phosphoribosylformylglycinamidine synthase subunit PurS, whose protein sequence is MGRVVIDVMPKPEILDPQGKAVVGALPRLGFDQFTGVRQGKRFELEVAGDVTPEVLEQARRAAETLLSNPVVEDVVSVREADDAAAGATA, encoded by the coding sequence ATGGGCCGCGTCGTCATCGACGTCATGCCGAAACCCGAGATCCTCGACCCGCAGGGGAAGGCCGTCGTCGGCGCCCTCCCACGCCTGGGGTTCGACCAGTTCACCGGTGTCCGCCAGGGCAAGCGGTTCGAGCTGGAGGTCGCGGGCGATGTCACGCCCGAGGTCCTGGAGCAGGCGCGCAGGGCCGCCGAGACCCTGCTGTCCAACCCGGTCGTCGAGGACGTCGTCAGCGTCCGCGAGGCCGACGACGCCGCTGCGGGGGCCACGGCGTGA
- a CDS encoding diguanylate cyclase domain-containing protein — METASTPPRGPRRPSTSVLLDGGVFVLGLAVLAGVLHAWWSAGADPRLTTALALSLPLGWVLTRFPLMVTGVASGIHVPFSPVVLFYLLVVHRPRVALAAWVLTALPAYFVDRRPWQSRVFNTGSSILSGLLATLVVGSLAPAQPVDPRMLLAVLAGAGTYYATDTVLSAVSIAVERRRTLVSELVEPGALVGGGLFLLVAALGYLAGAVRQEMPEWVAALTLLPSMAVVVAAWAWRRAHQSRRQQRSLFEAAVRIHAATTVEELLRAVEAHGTSLVSSGSLEVRSRPPAEPEIGCELGDDPRRWLVAARPTSRHAEQFDAVALASLGSLTSAALLRVRLAAETERLALVDPLTGLANRRAFTTHLERGLADGAVVAVLFVDLDGFKAVNDTLGHAAGDELLAESARRLRRAAGVDGFVARLGGDEFAVVLPDLFPGAADDTAEAVVQTLRLPFLLEAGPATISASVGVTASAPGDDADALLSRADAAMYVAKRAGGGRSVLGV, encoded by the coding sequence GTGGAGACCGCCTCGACCCCACCCCGGGGACCGCGCCGACCCAGCACCTCGGTGCTGCTGGACGGCGGGGTCTTCGTGCTGGGCCTGGCCGTGCTCGCAGGGGTCCTGCACGCCTGGTGGAGCGCCGGGGCCGACCCGCGCCTGACCACCGCGCTCGCGCTCAGCCTGCCCCTGGGCTGGGTCCTGACGCGCTTCCCGCTCATGGTCACCGGCGTCGCCTCGGGCATCCACGTGCCCTTCTCGCCCGTCGTCCTCTTCTACCTGCTCGTCGTGCACCGCCCGCGGGTGGCCCTGGCGGCCTGGGTCCTGACGGCGCTGCCCGCCTACTTCGTGGACCGGCGCCCCTGGCAGAGCCGGGTCTTCAACACCGGGTCCTCGATCCTGTCCGGCCTGCTGGCCACGCTCGTCGTCGGCTCCCTCGCACCCGCGCAGCCGGTCGACCCGCGGATGCTGCTCGCGGTGCTGGCCGGGGCGGGGACCTACTACGCGACGGACACGGTGCTGTCGGCCGTCTCGATCGCGGTGGAGCGACGGCGCACGCTGGTCTCCGAGCTCGTCGAACCCGGAGCCCTCGTCGGCGGCGGCCTGTTCCTGCTGGTCGCGGCGCTCGGCTACCTCGCCGGTGCCGTCCGGCAGGAGATGCCGGAGTGGGTCGCGGCGCTCACGCTGCTGCCGAGCATGGCCGTCGTCGTGGCGGCCTGGGCGTGGCGGCGGGCCCACCAGAGCCGGCGGCAGCAGCGGTCCCTGTTCGAGGCGGCCGTCCGGATCCACGCCGCCACCACGGTCGAGGAGCTGCTGCGGGCCGTCGAGGCGCACGGCACCTCCCTGGTCTCCAGCGGGAGCCTCGAGGTGCGCTCGCGCCCGCCCGCGGAACCGGAGATCGGCTGCGAGCTCGGCGACGACCCCCGCCGCTGGCTCGTCGCCGCCAGGCCCACGAGCCGGCACGCCGAGCAGTTCGACGCGGTGGCGCTCGCGTCCCTGGGTTCCCTGACCTCGGCCGCGCTGCTGCGCGTGCGGCTGGCCGCCGAGACCGAGCGCCTCGCCCTCGTCGACCCCCTCACCGGGCTGGCCAACCGCCGCGCGTTCACGACGCACCTGGAGCGGGGCCTGGCCGACGGGGCCGTCGTCGCGGTGCTCTTCGTCGACCTCGACGGGTTCAAGGCCGTCAACGACACCCTCGGGCACGCCGCGGGGGACGAGCTGCTCGCCGAGAGCGCCCGCCGGTTGCGGCGCGCCGCGGGGGTGGACGGGTTCGTCGCCCGCCTCGGCGGCGACGAGTTCGCCGTCGTCCTGCCCGACCTGTTCCCCGGCGCGGCCGACGACACCGCGGAGGCCGTCGTCCAGACCCTGCGGCTGCCGTTCCTGCTCGAGGCCGGGCCCGCGACGATCAGCGCGAGCGTCGGCGTCACCGCGTCCGCACCGGGCGACGACGCCGACGCGCTGCTGTCCCGGGCCGACGCGGCCATGTACGTCGCGAAGAGAGCTGGTGGAGGTCGCAGCGTCCTCGGCGTGTGA
- a CDS encoding pyridoxal-phosphate-dependent aminotransferase family protein has protein sequence MGPGPITVDPRVLRAMSAQLVGQYDPAMTAYMNETQALYREVFRTRNEATLLVDGTSRAGIEAALVSLVHPGDRVLVPVFGRFGHLLREIAERCGAEVHVREVPWGEVFTLEAIEQAVREVRPHLVAMVQGDTSTTMNQPLEGVGEVCHRHGALLYVDCTASVGGNAFEMDAWEIDAATAGLQKCLGGPSGSAPLSLSPRAVAVVDGRRSVEAGLRSEDEDAAPAPVRIRSNYFDLGMVLDYWGEKRLNHHTEATTMLYGARECARLLLEEGLDAAIARHRLHGEAVLAGVRALGLEVFGDVAHKMHNVVAVEIPAGVDGEAVRAELLHDYGIEIGTSFGPLAGRVWRIGSMGYNARKDAVLVTLAALEQVLRRHGARVEAGAGCAAAQEVYA, from the coding sequence ATGGGTCCGGGCCCCATCACGGTCGACCCGCGGGTCCTGCGGGCCATGTCCGCCCAGCTCGTCGGGCAGTACGACCCGGCCATGACGGCCTACATGAACGAGACGCAGGCGCTGTACCGCGAGGTGTTCCGCACCCGCAACGAGGCGACGCTCCTGGTCGACGGCACGAGCCGCGCCGGCATCGAGGCGGCGCTCGTCTCGCTCGTCCACCCCGGCGACCGCGTCCTCGTCCCCGTGTTCGGCCGCTTCGGCCACCTCCTGCGCGAGATCGCCGAACGGTGCGGTGCCGAGGTGCACGTCCGCGAGGTCCCGTGGGGCGAGGTGTTCACGCTCGAGGCGATCGAGCAGGCCGTCCGCGAGGTCCGGCCGCACCTGGTCGCGATGGTCCAGGGCGACACCTCGACGACGATGAACCAGCCGCTGGAAGGGGTGGGGGAGGTCTGCCACCGGCACGGCGCCCTGCTCTACGTCGACTGCACGGCCTCCGTGGGCGGCAACGCCTTCGAGATGGACGCGTGGGAGATCGACGCGGCCACCGCGGGTCTGCAGAAGTGCCTCGGCGGGCCGTCCGGCAGCGCCCCGCTGTCGCTGTCGCCGCGGGCCGTGGCCGTCGTCGACGGCCGCCGCAGCGTCGAGGCCGGGTTGCGCTCCGAGGACGAGGACGCCGCCCCCGCGCCCGTGCGGATCCGCTCGAACTACTTCGACCTCGGGATGGTCCTGGACTACTGGGGCGAGAAGCGCCTGAACCACCACACCGAGGCCACGACGATGCTCTACGGCGCGCGCGAGTGCGCCCGGCTCCTGCTGGAGGAGGGGCTGGACGCGGCCATCGCCCGGCACCGCCTGCACGGGGAGGCCGTGCTCGCCGGCGTCCGGGCCCTGGGCCTGGAGGTCTTCGGCGACGTCGCGCACAAGATGCACAACGTCGTGGCCGTGGAGATCCCCGCCGGCGTCGACGGCGAGGCCGTCCGCGCCGAGCTCCTGCACGACTACGGCATCGAGATCGGCACGAGCTTCGGGCCCCTGGCCGGCCGGGTCTGGCGGATCGGGTCGATGGGCTACAACGCCCGCAAGGACGCCGTCCTCGTGACCCTCGCCGCTCTGGAGCAGGTGCTGCGCCGCCACGGCGCCCGGGTCGAGGCCGGGGCGGGGTGCGCTGCGGCGCAGGAGGTCTACGCGTGA
- a CDS encoding alpha/beta hydrolase has protein sequence MPRPRPRRRAVLAGAGAVVLAGAGALALEDPLRSSLLPAVRRRLGVGQVDAAVPDAGATGPVFATFASAARGRDVTWGWAAPPGHDPSGLPVLLTLHGRAADARAAFTQLGVHEFLAAHVAAGGTPLAVVSVDGGSAYWHPRTDGDDPLAMLSGELWPRLSAAGFDLSRWAVAGWSMGGFGALLLTRETVAGRFAPGGTLVAAAAGSPALFASPGATSPGSFDGPGDWHRYGDLVTDPGTGDVALSVSCGRDDPFREQTQRYRDACRPAPAGGIGDGAHTTGYWRSLVPGWLQLAGAGLTT, from the coding sequence GTGCCCCGCCCCCGTCCCCGCCGCCGCGCCGTGCTCGCCGGAGCCGGCGCCGTCGTCCTCGCCGGCGCCGGTGCGCTGGCCCTGGAGGACCCGCTGCGCTCCTCCCTCCTGCCCGCGGTGCGCCGCCGGCTCGGCGTCGGGCAGGTCGACGCCGCCGTGCCCGACGCCGGGGCCACCGGCCCCGTGTTCGCGACGTTCGCCTCCGCCGCCCGCGGGCGGGACGTCACGTGGGGCTGGGCCGCGCCACCGGGGCACGACCCGTCGGGGTTGCCGGTCCTGCTGACCCTGCACGGCCGCGCCGCCGACGCGCGCGCCGCGTTCACCCAGCTGGGGGTGCACGAGTTCCTGGCCGCCCACGTCGCCGCCGGCGGGACGCCGCTGGCGGTGGTGAGCGTCGACGGCGGCTCGGCGTACTGGCACCCCCGGACCGACGGGGACGACCCGCTCGCGATGCTCTCCGGCGAGCTGTGGCCGCGGCTGTCCGCCGCGGGGTTCGACCTGTCGCGGTGGGCCGTGGCCGGCTGGTCCATGGGCGGGTTCGGCGCGCTGCTGCTGACCCGCGAGACCGTCGCCGGCCGGTTCGCACCGGGCGGCACCCTCGTCGCGGCCGCCGCGGGCAGCCCCGCCCTCTTCGCCTCCCCCGGCGCCACCTCCCCCGGGTCGTTCGACGGCCCCGGCGACTGGCACCGGTACGGCGACCTCGTCACGGACCCGGGCACCGGGGACGTGGCGCTGTCGGTCTCGTGCGGGCGGGACGACCCGTTCCGCGAGCAGACGCAGCGCTACCGGGACGCCTGCCGTCCCGCACCGGCGGGCGGGATCGGCGACGGCGCCCACACGACCGGCTACTGGCGCAGCCTCGTGCCCGGCTGGCTGCAGCTCGCCGGGGCCGGGCTCACGACCTGA
- a CDS encoding allantoate amidohydrolase yields MTSAGGEADARRVLDRCDELAAVSASPDGIERVHLSPEHARVNEVVAAWMAQAGLRTRTDQAGNLWGRLEGREPGLPALVLGSHLDTVPDAGRYDGILGVLSAVEVVHRLRPRAAALPFAVEVVAFSDEEGARFATALMGSSAVAGTWREEWWDRADAAGTTVREAAEAFGLDPARIGEAARRPEDLLGYLELHIEQGPHLEAADRALGVVTSIAGARRFTGRVVGEARHAGGTPYPRRRDALVGACEVVLAVERLARERDGIATVGRLQAFPGGVNVVPGHVEFSLDVRDEHDADRDALVEAIRSSAEEDCAARGLTLELTEVHSARGVYCDEALQRSVTAGIAATGDTAPLRLWSRAGHDAMALAAVTPVAMIFVRCEDGVSHAPDERVTLADVAVGLDAFEAAVLDVARTRSAG; encoded by the coding sequence GTGACCTCCGCCGGCGGCGAGGCGGACGCCCGGCGCGTCCTGGACCGCTGCGACGAGCTGGCGGCGGTGTCCGCCTCCCCGGACGGCATCGAGCGGGTGCACCTGTCGCCCGAGCACGCCCGGGTCAACGAGGTCGTCGCGGCCTGGATGGCGCAGGCCGGGCTGCGGACCCGCACCGACCAGGCGGGGAACCTCTGGGGCCGCCTCGAGGGGCGGGAACCGGGGCTGCCCGCCCTCGTCCTCGGCTCCCACCTCGACACCGTGCCCGACGCCGGCCGCTACGACGGGATCCTCGGCGTCCTGTCCGCGGTCGAGGTGGTGCACCGCCTGCGGCCCCGGGCCGCGGCCCTCCCGTTCGCCGTCGAGGTCGTGGCGTTCTCCGACGAGGAGGGCGCCCGGTTCGCGACCGCGCTCATGGGCAGCTCGGCCGTGGCCGGGACGTGGCGCGAGGAGTGGTGGGACCGCGCCGACGCGGCCGGGACGACCGTCCGCGAGGCCGCCGAGGCGTTCGGCCTGGACCCGGCGCGGATCGGTGAGGCCGCGCGACGGCCCGAGGACCTCCTCGGGTACCTCGAACTGCACATCGAGCAGGGCCCGCACCTGGAGGCCGCCGACCGCGCGCTCGGGGTCGTCACCTCCATCGCGGGCGCCCGGCGCTTCACCGGCCGCGTCGTGGGCGAGGCCCGGCACGCCGGCGGGACCCCGTACCCGCGCCGCCGGGACGCCCTCGTCGGGGCCTGCGAGGTGGTGCTGGCCGTGGAGCGGCTGGCCCGCGAGCGCGACGGCATCGCCACCGTCGGCCGGCTGCAGGCGTTCCCCGGCGGGGTGAACGTCGTGCCCGGGCACGTCGAGTTCTCCCTCGACGTGCGCGACGAGCACGACGCCGACCGGGACGCCCTCGTCGAGGCGATCCGGTCGTCCGCCGAGGAGGACTGCGCCGCAAGGGGTCTGACGCTGGAACTCACCGAGGTGCACTCCGCGCGGGGTGTCTACTGCGACGAGGCGCTGCAGCGGTCGGTGACCGCGGGCATCGCCGCCACGGGTGACACCGCACCGCTGCGGCTGTGGTCGCGCGCCGGGCACGACGCCATGGCCCTCGCCGCCGTGACACCGGTGGCGATGATCTTCGTGCGGTGCGAGGACGGGGTGAGCCACGCCCCGGACGAACGCGTGACGCTCGCCGACGTGGCGGTGGGGCTCGACGCCTTCGAGGCGGCCGTCCTCGACGTGGCGCGGACCCGCAGTGCCGGCTGA